CTTCAAATGACAAAGCTCTATAAACGTTGCAGTGACTGTGGACAGCACATGATATTCTGGTCTAAGTCCTATCAAATATCTTATGAATTTTATCCGTTTCAGCCAGCTTATATCCCATAGTAGCCAATTGATCAGAAATAGATGCACTCCGATTCAAATATTCCATGATAGACATCAATCCTTTTGAGAGCATCTGAAATTCATGTTGAAGGTAAGAGATTCTAGCCTCTGAGGCTGTCAATAAGTCCTCACAAGTTTGTTTCATAACTCAGGTGAACACTCATTTGGAACACGCACCAGCACCTCTTGATAAAGAGTAGAAGTAATAAAAGAACAACTTCCCAATCACGTTTCAACCAGGCTTCAAATTTAGAATTTGGAACTGATTTTTGAGTAGCAACTCCATCACCATCCTTGATTTCTTGCGAGATATGTTCTAGAGGGACTGGGAAGAACCATGTATGCTGTCCAAAGAAACCTTGACTTTGAATGAATAGGAGGATTTGATGCTTCCACGTAAGAAAGTTGGTATtggtaaatttttcaaaaataagtggACCCAAAAAATGATAAGAGATGTACTTAGAGGAAGATTCCATGGAAGAACTTAGAAAGAGCCTTGTTGAATAGGATTACTCAGCGATAGAAGAATCTTGCagccaataaaataaaaatcaacaaatacTGCCCACATTTgaattctccttttttttttttggaacagtTCAGGTTAGGGGAACTTTGGCTGCAATAATTAATTTCTTTATTGTGCAACAGATTAGCGTCTGTTCCAAATAGCtttttgttcctctttttaTACGTTAGggagcaaaaatgaaaataagaagctatacaatgagaaaataataacgcaaaatttattttttcagtcGCTGCTAGGTACAGACTTTGCTGACCAAGAATAAAGCAAAAACAGTTTCAATGTCGGCAAAACAGGAATGGAGAAATCCATGGCAGACCAACATTAATCATGAGGGATGATTAGTTATTTCCAGCAAAAGAGGATTTGTAGAAACACAAAACAGAGATATTCAGACATCTAGGACTGATTTAAGACTGATATAATGAGGTGTGCAGTTGTAAATCAGTGCAAAACAGACAAAAGACAGTGAATGACAATGAAAAGGGAAGATTAGGGCAGATGGCAGTCAAAAGAGGAGATCAAGGTGGTGTTAGAATTTAAGGTTTAGCCATCATGTAAGTATGCATATGTGTATTTTATATGTACTGTCATACATCAAATACTCTTGGTAGTTTGATGtgtgatttgtatatataaatatatatatgtatgcatgggTTGGAGCAGTCCCAACAGCTAGTTTCTTTAACCTTTCTTCTATAAATATGGGACTTGGGTCCCTTGCTTGGTGTTGGCTTTAAGGCCTGATTTTGTGTATCATTTGAAATTTAATACAAGTTCCTTTTCACCTCTATGTTCCTCCTTCTGTGACTTCTTGGAGTGACTggtatcttcaagagtgtaACTTTTGGAGTGTTTCTACCATCAAGTTTGGACATggtttacatggtatcagagccgtggtTTGGATCTTcgtttgctgattttcaaagtcTTGAAAAATCAGTCCTTGCTGCCTATTTGTAGCTGTGAAGCACACCAACTGTTTGACAAAATTATTGGCTGCTGTTTTGCACAAGAAGAGCTGTCTTCTTGCTGATCTTTGGTAGCTGTTTTTCGTGGATATCTCGCTGACTTTTGTGGCTGTTTGGCTCTGTCACAAGCTTCTATCTTGCTATTTTTGTGGCTGATTTCATGGACTGTTTTGGTGCTGCATCAAGCTCTCTTGTTGCTGTTTTTGTAGCTGTTTTCATCTTAGTGCTACCTCAACAACTCAATTACATCTAGTCAAGGTACACATCATGGATGAGAGAACTACTTTCATTCTTCTGTCTAGACTTACTTCATCTAATTATGTTCAATGGGCAAGAAGTATGAAATTCTTCCTTAGAAGTAAAGGATTGTGAGGACTAGTTGATGTGTCTAAAAGTGAGCCACAATTAGTCTTAacaaaaaagatggaaaagcCCATGAACTAGATGAATTCGAAAAAGATAAGGTTGtgaatgaatatgagaaaaaatgagatgaatGAAATATAGGACACCACAAAATCATTACATGGATTTttgcttgtgttgatactacaactatgagtcaaatagcaaaacatgattttgctcatgaagcttgggaattctTTGAGAAAACTCATACTATGAAGGATGTAGCCTACATTTGCAaccttcaaatgaagattgcaagtctccagCAAGAAGATAAATTTATTTAGGAGTATGTTGGTGAGATGGAACAATTATGGGATGAATTAGCCTCATTTGAATCCGAATGATTTGATCCAAGAGACATAGtactaagagaaaaacaaattcaaagggagaaattttataaatttattcttgGTCTTAGACCAGAATATAATGGGTCAAAACTTCTTTACTTCATAGACATAAAGTGTGTCATCCATAAAAGAGACCATAGCGGAGCTTCAAATGAAAGATAATAAATTTAACTTTTctagagaaaagaatgaaagtgttcttgctacctcaAGACCCAGTGCTCATATGAGAACCTATAGGCCTCCTCATTTCAATCAAAATTATGAGGATAACAACAAAagaattatatgttttttttgccAAGAAGAAGGATATACTAAACCTAGGTGTCCTAAATTGGGGAAATTTGATAAGAAGACAAGTGTGCAGTGATAATGCATGAAGAAAGTAATCACTTCGACTTAGACAAGCTTGTAAGTGATCTCCAACCGAAGCTCATTGATCTTCAATCACTTTTCAAAGGAGGGGCTTATCCAATTTCCGGAGCAACGGTGacatctacatcatcaagtaagtactcttggatgtTTGATTCCGGAGCTTTATTTCATATGACCTCTTGTAGTTCACTACTTATcgaatgcactaaggaagaacatgcccttttgttaaaactgccgatggaactcctcgtgaaatcaaatatattgggaatattgatcaaaattttaattcaaaagttttcaaaataccaaaagttagatttattgccaaacttaacttaaatctcttgtcagtttctcaaataaccaatcatggatgtgatattgtcttctcacaaaataaatttttgatacatgaCCATCTTTCCAAAAAGACGATTCAGGAAGGTTCtaagaaaaatgatctctactatgttaattatttggatctttccaaccctacttgcaaCGTTGTTAAGAAAAGTGACATccaaatttggcatcaaagatttGGACATTCAAGTTTCagaaaaatgtcttgtatcccaTTTTTGGaggagaaatgtaaagaaaagattgtattaaagccaaaattaaggctttaccttttggCAATAGAAACTTTATTCCAAAAGCACcatttgaattagtgcattcggatgtatgggaacccgctcctattatgtttAAAGGTGGTTTGctatattatgttgtttttgtggatgattactCTCAATATGCTTGGGTCTATTTTCTTAAACGCAAATCGGAAGTctttatgaatttcaaaaacttttgtaaCATGATTAAAGCACTATTTGACGCCAACCTAAACATTTTTAGAGGTGATTCTgggggagaattcatttccaatgaatttgaagaatttctaaagaaaaagaaaattatacatcaaaagtcttgtcccaaaacctcccaacaaaatggatttgccgaaagaaaacataaaaatattctTGAAATAACAAAAGCTcttcttatatcaaaaaatgttccaaaaattttttgggctGAAGCCATTTTAACCTCCATTTATTAACTTATAAAATACCTTataaagttttagaaaacatttcaccttttcaaagaCTTTTAAATTTGGAGCCAATTTATAAACGATTTAAGGTCTTTGGTTGCAAGTGTTACattctaaatgacaaaaatgacaaactttcatCTAAGGCTATTTcatgtatctttattggctatttcgaaactcaaaaaggatataaatgcTATGACATGGAAAAGGATAAAGGGTAACttgtatgtttcaagaaatgtgatatttttaggagaagaaaatgagtttGATGCAAATgaacccaagcatgaagatgactatTCTTTCGTATGAataaaagatgatgatgatgatgttttgcattCTTCATATGATGATGCTTTGAATGAGATTGATAGCATTTCTTTTGATAATAGaccaccaagagaagttataATTTGTAGAAAAAGAACTAAAGAAAACGCCCATgagtctcaacctactcttaggagatctcaaagagatAGTAATCCACCTCAAAAGTTTGTCTCCTACGAgcctttttccccaaaacatagtgcttgcttattagctattcactcaTTTGATGAACTTTCATCCTATCTTGAAGCCAAGACTAACTCACATTGGATTGAAGCTatgaacaatgaacttagagcccttgaagacaataaaacttgggacattTCTTCTCTTCCTGTCGGGAAAAGACAATAGGATGTACATAAGTATATAAAGTtaagactagaagtgatggatcacttaaaaggtataaagctagatTAATTGCTAAAGGGTATGCTTAAGAATATGGCATAGACTACGAGGAGACCTTTGCTCTTGTTGCTAGAATGACATCAGTCAGGACCCTAATAGCCATTGCCACCATCAAGCAATGGTTCATATGTCAAATGGATTGAATGGTTATTTAAATGAGGATGTGTATATGGACTCACCCCCTGGGCTTGATTTACCTAAAGGAAAAGTTCTCCATCTTAGAAGACACTATATGGATTGAAACAAGCTCCGaaagcttggtttgacatgtttagcaatgttatgtttaaacaagGTTGTAAATCATGTTATTCTGATACTGCTATGTTTGTCAAAAATACTACTATAGGTATAattgtgttgcttttatatgtagattATATAATTATTACAGGTACTGATGCCAACAGAATTATGCAGGTAAAGGATTTcctaaagaatgaatttgaaatgacttaTTTGGGTAACTtaacatatttccttggtattgaagtacCTTATTGTAGGAGATGATACTtactctcacaaatgaagtttgccaataaTATTATAAGTAGATCAAAAATCAATGATGGCAAGGTGGTCGACACATTAAAACtttaggagtaaagatgaagattgatgatagAGAAATTATAGAAAATCCCACACCCTTTCGTCATTGGTTGGAACTCTCACATATCTATCTAtcacaaggcctgacatatcTCATGCTGTACATGTCATGAatcagtttcaacaaagacctACTTTTGTACACATGGGAGCTGCATTGAGGACTGTTCGACATGTCAAACACACTATCACTAAGGGACTTTTTCTATCATCCTCATCAAATTTGATTATGATTgcctatactgatgctgattgggtgGAGATCCTAACAATGGGCattccaccactggttttttgtgtttttctaggtaACTCTTATTTGTTGGaggtgcaaaaaacaaaataaagtctcttcatcttcaaccGAAGTAGAGTATCGTGCTATGGTTACCACCACCATGGAGGTTTTATGgttaaaaagcttattgaaggacattggaattgacttGACTGAAGCTACTAAGCTCTGCTGCGACAATAGCAGCACCATCTACATTGCTGgcaatcatacttttcatgaaaggacaaaacatattgaaatggattgtcactatgtgagagaagaatatcttaGCCGAACAATTGACATATCTTTTGTTCCTTCAAATTGGAGATTTCTTTATCAAGGCACTTGCTTCAGCAagatttcaatttcttctttgcaaactttcggtgatcacaccgtaagtttgaggggtgGTGTTAGAATTTAAGGTCTAGCCAtcatgtaagtatacatattttatatgtattgtcaTATATCAAATACTCTTggtagtttgatgtatgatttggatatataaatatgtatatgtatgaataagttatttattttctcttctttttctttgtatttttttgtcttttttattttctttttgatcaGGTTGGAGAGCTAGCTGTTGGCTGCTCCCACGGGCTAGATTTTTAGCCATTGGAGCAGTCCCAACAGCTCGTTTCTTTAAcctctcttctttcattttcttctataaataagggacttggGTTCCTTGTTTGGAGTGGGATTTAAGGCCTGATTTTGTGGATCATTTGAGATTTAATAAAAGTTCTTTTCACCTCTAGTTTGAGATTTCTCCTTGTGTGATTTCTTGGAGTAGCAGGTATCTTTAAGAGTGTAACTCTTGAAGTGTTTTTTACCATCAAGTTTGGGCCTGGTTTATAGGTAGAATGGCTGGAAAAAGCTCCGAAACAAGAGAACATCAATACTAGATGGATTAGGGCAAACATGATGAACCATATAGAGGAGTATAAGATGGGGCAGGCCGCAGAACAATTGCAAGACCAAAGCAATACTGAGGGGAAGAAGATTCAGAAAGAGTTACTATATCTTGAAGGAAACACCTTTTGGATTACTATTCAGTTCCTGACCCAGACGTGtttctgataccatgtgagaagTGTCCAGAAAATATTTACTGCAGAAAATAGATAAGGAGAAGGAAGTGCATGAAGTTGGAATGCACATGTTTTTGACAGTGTGCAATAGATTAATAAAATAGGGCAATGCCCTAATGTGAAGTTTTATAAAAGTACCGTCAAATACAATGGGTAATTACGAAAGATGCAAAAAACATCACACCCTGTATAAACAACAACAATCAGATCCATAATGGATCATGTCTTAACAGTCCCCACCTGATCAGTGTAGGGTGTCAAAGCCCGATATAAATAGTGTGAAAAGGAGGCCTAATCTCATCATTTTTTTAGTAAATTGTTGCTTGGACATGCATCTACCCCTAAGATAGTAGAAGCTTGCTAATATATTTAACCTAGCTTGCTCTTCTCtcccttttgtgttttttttttcctgtcaTCTATGACTATCTATAGTGGTCAACAAAAGAGACACCCAAAGCTGCTGACACACTAAACTTTTCTCATGTACTATTGCGAAATGATTGAATGCAATCAAAATGCAGGTTGTTGAATATTGTTAATGTTGTCTACTTTGAATGGCCTCCTTTGTTGCCTTTAATCTTTCAGTTTGTTACTTAGATAAACTATTATTATTTACTGTACTTGATGGAAAATTAGAATTTGCCAAGATCTTTCCCTTTGTTCTTGATTTCTGAGATATATTATTTGTGCTAATTCTACTCCCTTTTTTCATTACAGAATTAGAGTGACTTGGGTTTCCCAATAAAGCAACATGGTAATCAGGATTCCCTCTTTGGTGGATCTCTGTGTCCAGACTGCAATTGACAACATTAAATATATTGGCGATGTTGGAGAAACTGACATAAATCTGTTGAAGTTCATTCTACCACACTGTACTGCCGATCAACTTATGCATATTGAAGCTTCTTCCTATGTGAGCAGATGCATTCCTGTCTATTCATTCTTGCTCATCCCAAAAAGAAGCAGTCTGTTTTTTGGCTAAGTACTTACCGTTGCTTATTTGCAAATGGTTTATGTCATAGCCTTGATATTGTTTAGTATCTTTCATTTATTCACAGTTTGACAGATCAACTCTGTGCTCAAGGCTTGTTTAATAGTTTCGTTTGCAAGTGTTAAAAAATGGGAATTATATTTCTCCTTGTTCAACTTTGCTAGGGAAGAGATTTGACTGCAGTTACCGACAACTTATGGAAAAAGCACTATGAACAACTTTTTGGCGTGGAGAATGCTAATGTTGTTATCAAGAGAATGAAGAAAGTTCAGCGCTCCTATAAATGGCGGGATTTATATAAGGTAGTTTTCTCTCCCTTCACGCTATTTCCTTGAATCTCCTTTTGGACATTTATGTTCCCTCTAATTTACTATTCAAAGCCATAAGGAAGCAAAAACAAGATTATAGCAAAAATGGGGTTTATAAGACCTAGTGTAAGGATGGATCAATAAGACTTTACATCGTTGTATTATAAACCAAGTCACAGTTAATGAGAAGCATAATATGCCCAAGATGGTTCTgttcaacaaatgaaaattGCAGAACTCGTTTTCCAGATCCACTTAAGGTCAAGATACCACCACTTGATGATAGAGGAGGAAGATATACCTACAATCAGCCTAGTATGGACATTACAAATTCTGTCATGCCATTTGGATTGACAAATGCATTTCTGGAAGGACCTCCTCACTTTGAGAAACTTGATTGCAGGCAAAATTGAAGGAAAGAGATGAGGCTCAAAAGAAATCTGTGGACAGACTGAAAAATCTTTACGCACAAGAAGTTCTTAGTAAGCTCTTTTCAGTCAaacttattttcctttctttcatgtGAATTGGAGGGAACTCGAATTAGAAGAAAATATCTGCTTTTGTCTACTCCAGATCAGATTTCTTTGGCTTAGAATGTTATGATGTGCTGCAACCTTCTCAGTTGCATGTAATTGGTAACTCCAAGGCAATTGTAACTTCATCAAAAGTTATGTTCAAATGTTTATTGATGCATAATTCTGTAAATTACTGTAgcattttttctcttaaaatcctTTTGTGCTCGATCTATGATATTTTAGATGCATAGTACACTTGGTTAAAACCTATCTTCTCTTGTTCCTGTACAATATAGTGACCCAAATAAAACATTTAATTGGACATATTCACTCCAGTGGTTGTCTTAGTATAATTTATGTTCTTTAGTCTTCTTTATTATGTGTACTTAGCCTACTAGGTGAGTAACAAGCCAATGACAGCTAAGATGCTCGAATTACAAGGCTGATAtggtttgtttcttttctgttctctctctctctctttcgattGGGTGCTGTGCTAGGAAGATCATCTCTAGATAATGCCAAAAGATGCACTTGGATGCAATGTTCAAACATTCACCAAGTTGACTCAAACCTTATTGGCTCTCTACCAGGTCAACCTAGTTGGTGGACTTGGGATGGTGGAAAACTTACCATGACTCGTTTAAAACTTGCTTGAATCAACCAAGCGGCGCATTCGACACTTTGGGGTGTCCAACGGATATTTCTCTTGCAAAACATTTGTTGAATTGGTGGAAATTTTGTAAAACTTAAGGCTTTGTATATTGTCAATTTTGTTGAAGTTAAGCATTAATTTGATTTCCTTTAACTGAAGAACTAATTTTAAGTGAAGAAATGCTAGCTAAGGtctcttgttctttctctccctATGCTGCATGCAAGGATCTTGGGTCCTTTGTCCCTGCAGAACGTACCCCTTATAGCATTGAGTTCTTCCAGTTACTAGTTCTAATATCTGGTTGGCAAGAACATTTCCTTCAATGACTAGAAAacatgttcaagaaaaatttttgttttttgatgttcattttattttttcctcctttttggTTTCTTCACAACTTTTTTTGGCATATCTGTCTCTCTATAGtacattttttgttgtgaatAACTTTGAAAGTAAAAACGCTTGTGTTTGCATTTTTGGTGGGAGTTTCTTGACAGACCCAAGACTGtaagtgctctctctctctctctctctctctctctttgtatgTGTGCTAGTCTCAAAAAAGCTTGTAATAAACATAGGGTGTGTTTGGAAGCCTCAAATCTTGATACGAGGATCTCAAATCAATGGCTTCTCAAAACTAGCATTGGAGAAGCCCTCATATTTAGACAAGGATCTAGCCTTCAGAGCTTTCTCACCaataagtctctctctcttgccctctTTCCACCTGAAAAGAGGAGTTTGAAGCCCACTTTACCCACCTTCAAGCCTTTTACGTTTTAATGGGTAAGAGTGTTTAAAGCCCCCATGTCTCTCTCTTGATGCAATCATGAGATGATCTTTCTGTCTCCTTTTCATCAGTCAACAGATTGAAGGCGGTTTTGCTCCTTCGTTTGCAAAGCCATGGATGCTCCCTTGTCATCTAGGAGGAGTCATCCTTAACGGTTCTGGTAGATCTCATTACATCATCTCCCTCACAAAAATGCACAAATGCTATGGACAATGGCAAGACACGGTAATTTGTTGGGCTTAGATTGGGGCCTTCATTGTGTAACTATTCAAGCTGTTGCTTCCAATAAGTGGATTAAGCGATGAATGACTAGATGGAGGCCATGCATCAATATCAAACAAGAACTGTTGTTCCACACCTTCCTGATAGAAATATTATTGGTTTTCAGTGGGTTTATAAGATTAAAGATAAACCAGATTGAAGTGTTGAGTTTTATGAAGCCTATCTTGTGGCTAAAGGCTTCATGCAAGAGTTTGGACGTGAGGAACTATTCGTACTGTATTGGCCTTAATTATTTACCATGAATTGTAAAATAAGTTAATTAGATGTTAAGAATTTTCTTCACAGAGATCTCAGAGAAAAAGTATATATGAATGTCAAAATATATAGgtccctttgtttctttttgttggtcAAAGGTTATGTTTTATCTGTTTTGTTGTAATCTGACTTAGTGTTCCTGTTACAACCTTTACTAAAAAGGGGCAGATTGGTCTTTCACTGTTATAAGTATTTCTTAGACTACGGTTTCGTCCacttctttttgtattttctggtttCTCTTGTACAGTTCTGCTGTATGCTGCTGCTGCTTGCTACTCTTGCAGCTTAGAGGTATTGAAGAGTTTCACTCTTCCTGCTGATTTTATGTGTTGGGTTTGATATTTCATCATGGTCTCAGAGCCAGAGGGTTCGATCTGGCTTAGGACTGTTTGCTGCTTGTTTTGTGAGACAACTCTTTATATTCCTGTCGGGAAGTGCTTTGTATGCAGCTGTACTGAAGATTGGAGTAGAAGGAATTTTTTGGGTCTGTAAACT
Above is a window of Nymphaea colorata isolate Beijing-Zhang1983 chromosome 8, ASM883128v2, whole genome shotgun sequence DNA encoding:
- the LOC116258353 gene encoding uncharacterized protein LOC116258353, whose protein sequence is MVIRIPSLVDLCVQTAIDNIKYIGDVGETDINLLKFILPHCTADQLMHIEASSYGRDLTAVTDNLWKKHYEQLFGVENANVVIKRMKKVQRSYKWRDLYKAKLKERDEAQKKSVDRLKNLYAQEVLRKQSRQIRLCSKIPPSVNKRSYFEGSGSCSSFSNVKGNLMKKAKMEYLNSHEAKVHAAMRKNALQKKSNLQSSASQMARPSSFTLKGSSSSSNLRTAVPSVKKHPW